AGGTAATAAAAGGAACTTGCAACTTTTCCGCCAAGCGAATCAGCGCTTTTTCATCTTTTTTCAAATCGATGGAAGCGAGGCCGCAGATTGCTTCTCGACGGATATTCAACTGTGAAATCGTCTGTTCCAACAGCTCAGAAGCCGCCTTAAAAGGCGTATTTTTCTTACAGCCCATGCCGATAGAAATGTTTTTAGGTACCAGCTGGAGTACAAAACGGTCTCTGCCTTTCAGCGAATCCAAGACTTTTTCTGTAACCACAATACAGGTTTCTCCACCATGGATTTTACTCTTTAAGGTAACTGCATCCACCAGTTCCAGTCCTTTGGGCAAGCTGCCTTCTAAACGGCCTTCCCAGTAAAAATAAACGGTCTTTCCGTTTAATATATCTGCCGATACTTGCTTGGCCGCCTTTAAATTGACAATACTCAGCTGTTGACTTTGAGCCCATACATCCACGGCGAACCGTTTGTTGATATCGGTGGCCGTAGTGATAACCGGAGTTGCCTCTATTTCATCAGCGATAACAGAAGCCAGCCGATTAGCCCCTCCCAGATGCCCCGATAATAGCGAAATCACATACTGCCCTCGCTCATCCACAGCAATAACCGCCGGGTCCTGGTCCTTTCCTTTTAAGTACGGTGCAATGGCTCGCACCGCTATCCCTGTAGCGCCAACAAAAACCAAGGCTTGGCTGGTTTCAAAAGCCTCTTTAGCCCATTTGGTCAAAGGCTTGTCCAAAGGAATCAGCCCTTGATCGGCAGCCCGATCCTTCGTGCCGTAGGCCAGACACATTTCTCCCTGGAGAGACAGCTTCTCTGCTATTAATTTACAGATTGTTCCTCCCTTTTCCGTGAAGGAAATCAGCGCAATTCTCATATGTCCCCCTTGTTGTCCGTGCTGCCAAAGCCGCCTGTTCGCTGCCCGCCGGCTTCATCACCTTCCGCCAGGCCAAAAGGCAGAAATATGCCTTGAGCAAACCCCTGTCCAGCTTCCAAAACTAAGGTCTTACCCTCCTTGGAATCATTGGTCAGCTGAATCTGAATATGTCCTTCATTTTCAGCATTAAAATAATCCTCGTCAATAACTCCCACCGTGTTGTCCAGCTGTAGACGGTATTTAAAGCCCAGCCCCGACCGAGGAAAGCACAGGAGCACCCAGCCCGCCCTCATTTGAGCCCGTATTCCCGTAGGAATCCGCACTGTTTCCCCTGGACCCAGTTTTAAATCTCCAGGCAGAACAAAATCATAACCAGCGGAACCAAAAGTAGCCCGTCGGGGTAGCGGAATTCCGCTGTAAATATCCCTGACAGGCTGTCCTGCACCAAATGCTTCTACCCAGTCCCGCTCAAACTGCTGCAAACTCACCTTGTGAAACTTGGCCACCTTCTGCATTGATTCACCTTCTTTTCATCTTTTTCTCTAGTTCTACGTTTTTATGGCCTGTCATTTCCTCTTTTATGCCTGCATCAGCTGTTTTAAATCCCACTCTTTGTTGGTAACCATCACAGCAGAATAGTTCTCAATGTTGTGAATCAAACTAGAAGCCTTCTTCATGTCTTCCATTGTGACCCGATCGATTTCCCCGATAACCTCCTCCGGCGTATAAATCCGATCCAGCAAAATACTATTTTTGCCAGTGGAGAACATTCTGCCGTTGACATTTTCCTGCCCAAAGATGTAGCTGGCTTTCAACTGTTCCTTGGCCACATGCAGTTCATCTTCCGTAATACCTTGGGTTTTCAAAAGCTCCAGCTCTTCCTTGATGCCCTGGATTGCTTCCGCAATCTTGTCATGGCTTACTCCAGCGTAAATGTTATAGTAACCCGACTTTACATAAGAACTAGCGTGGGAATATACCGAATACGCCAAGCCCTTCTGTTCCCGGATGTTCTGGAAAAGCCGCGAGCTCATGCTGCCACCCATAATGTTGCTCAGCAGGGCCAGCGCATAATAATTCTCGTCTTCTAAAGGAAGTCCTCTGGTTCCCATACAGATGTGTGTCTGCTCGATTTCTTTAACCTTTACCTGAAAACGAGGCTCATAAGCCTGATCCCGATAAGGCTTATGGGCTTTTTCCGCTTTTAAATGCTTTAATCTGCCCTCAAAAAACTGGCACATCTTATCCATCTCCACATTTCCTGCTATGGAAATGACAATGCTGTCCCGAGTGTATTCCTGATCCACATATTGCTTTAAAATAGACCGAGATATGCCTTTAAGGGTATCCCGGGTGCCAATGATAGAATTCTCATAGATGCTGCCTTTAAAAATCAAATCACTGATCATCTCGTGGGCATAATCATCTGGAGTATCTTCAATCATCTTCATTTCTTCATAGATGACCTTTTTTTCCTTATTCATCTCTTCTTCATCGAAGGTGGAGTTTAAGAACATATCCAGCAGGATTTCGGCCGCTTCTTCTGCATTGGAACTCAAGGTCTTCATGTAGTAACAGGTGGCCTCTCTTCCGGTGAATGCATTTATCTGTCCGCCTATACGATCCACATCTTCTGCAATTTTTTTTGCACTTCTTTGATTGGTTCCTTTAAACATCATGTGTTCAATGAAGTGAGAAATGCCGGAAATGTTCGTTGTTTCATCAACAGAGCCAGCTTTTACCCAAATGCCCAGTGCAACCGACTGAACATGGGGAATTTGCTCCATCACAATGCGTATACCGCAGTCCAACTTTTTCGTTTCAATCATATCCTCACCGTTTTTCTTTCATTATTTTCTAGCAGTAGGTTTCTACAAATCATGGACTTGTGAAACATCTTATTCCTCTGCCGTCCAATTATTTTATAATTGGAACAAGCTATTATTAGATAGTCATATCTATTTATTATACATTTATACAGGCATTCTGTAAAGTGGGACAATCCTGCAACCTTGTGCATTTATTTGTTCGATTAAATCCGGTAAAGCCTTTAGAGTCTCCGGCTTAGGGTGCATGAGGATGATGGCTCCATCCAGGGGCTTCGCCATAATTCGTTGGGTAATAACATCTGCCGAAGAGCCTTCCCGCCAGTCGATGGTATCTGAACTCCACAGGACCACTTTGTAGCCAAGCCGCTCAGCAATCTCCAGCGTGCGTTCATCGTAGTCTCCGGCAGCCGGGGCAAAATAATTAGGTTTTATGTTGATGGCGTCGATAATGGCCAACTCTGTCTTCTCAATCTCTTCTTCAACCTTCTCTGAAGAAATATCACTGCACAAGGCATGGCTATAACCGTGACTTTGAATTTCATGACCAGCATCATACATTTCTTTCAACAGTTCCGGATTATTTTCTGCCCATCGACCCGTAACGAAAAAAGTTACGCGGACATTTTTTTCCTTAAAAACCTCTAACATGCCGGGCAAAATATCTTCTCCCCAGTCCACATTGCAGGCAAAGGTACAGAGGTTATTCCCCGGCAGACCGCTGCGAATGATTCGACTCTCGGCCTCTTTGTCAACAGATGTTAAGGCTGCCGGATTTGACGTACCCCTTCCATCTGTGGCCACAGGCGCGCTGGCCGCATCGACCCCATCCGATTTTATCGTCTCCTCTTGTCGGTCATATATTGCGTTCCAAGCCTCAGCTGTCTGATTAGCTAAGATGCGGTCCAAGTACGTAAACCCTTGCACCCCGGTGGCTGCCACCGCAAATATAGCAATAGCTACAGGACCCCAGATTTTCTTTTTCATAAAAAAACACCCCCACTAACCTTATGCGTGGAGGTGCCTTTTTTATGTGTCGGATTCCCTGAAATTTTCACAGAAATCCCTTTTAAATTGTACAACAGTTACGAATATAGGAGATTACTTATTAACTCCGTCTCGAACGTTCAGATACACGTAAACCACCTTGGCTGCCTGAGCCCGAGTAGCCAAACCCTGCGGCTGGAAGTTTCCTTCCGGCTGTCCATTGATGATTCCTGCACCAACAACAGTATTCACGTAGTTGACCGCCCAATCACTAATGGCTGCCTGATCCGTAAAGCTAATAGCCGAAGCGTTCTGCGGCAGCTGTAAGCCTTGGCTGGTAGCAAATTTGCAAAGCATAATCGACATCTGCTCTCTGGTGATATTTGTATTCGGCTCAAAGGTCGTCTGACTCATACCGCTGACGATGCCGTTCTCATAGCCCCAGTTTACATAGTTGTAGTACCACTCACTGGATGGCACATCGGTAAATCCGGCTGGATTAGACTTGCTTATGTCTACATTATCCAGAGTCTTGGCCAGCAGGGCCAGGAATTGAGCTCTAGTCAGCTGAGCATCTGGCAAGTACAGGTTATCTCCCATACCATTTGCGATACCTCTGGCGGCCAGAGAACCGATGTAGGTCTTCGCCCAATGATCGGTGGTATCCTTGAAGTCCACCGTCATGGATCCAACCTGTACTGGTATGGTGATGGCATAGCCGTTATAGGCCGCATAGATGTTGCCGGTGACACCATTTTTACTTCCCGCCTGAAAGAGGCCATTTTCATCAATGGTGCCGATGGCCGCATCGCAAGACCAGGTAAAGGTTTTATCACTGGAAACCACATTGATTGGGCCGCTCTTGACGGACAAGTTGATGTCTGAACTCTGTCCAGCATTTAAGTATAAGTTCGTCACAGACGGCGTAATGGTAAGATTATTCTTCACTACTTCCACCTGTGTACTACCCGACATGCTGCCGGAAGTACCAACGATATTCACTTTGCCTTCCGTGTCTCCCGCCGTATACAAGCCATTACTGGTGATACTGCCGTTGCCGCCTTCCACCTCATAATTGATGGCCGATGGCAGCGCTACTTTCTCAAACTGGCTGTTGGAGGCATAACTGTTAATCTGCACGCTAGCCCCCGGCATAGCCAAAGTCAACGATGGATACAGATTTAAGTTCTGAGCAGTACTGTCTCCACTTCCTGCCTTATAAACGAACAGTAAACCGTTGGCCACCTTTCGCTCAGAGCCCTCAGAGGGAACATTTTTAATGCTTACGGCATTTTCCAGACCGGGAAGCCTGGAGTATAATGCCGTAGACCCTCCGCCATCCATGTTAAAGGCATAGGTACAACCTAAAGCCTTCATGTGGCTGGCCACTTGGACCAGATTCAAACCCTTGGAATTGGTCTGCCTGCCGTCTACCACATAGAGGACAACAGTTCCATCACTCTTGATGCCAACTGCCGTCCTTGGATTCAATCCCGTGCCAGAGGTGACAATGTTGCCATTTTCCAACAGGGAATAATAGATACCGATGGCTTCTACGGCGTTGGCCAATCCAGTAC
The genomic region above belongs to Aminipila butyrica and contains:
- a CDS encoding dCTP deaminase/dUTPase family protein yields the protein MQKVAKFHKVSLQQFERDWVEAFGAGQPVRDIYSGIPLPRRATFGSAGYDFVLPGDLKLGPGETVRIPTGIRAQMRAGWVLLCFPRSGLGFKYRLQLDNTVGVIDEDYFNAENEGHIQIQLTNDSKEGKTLVLEAGQGFAQGIFLPFGLAEGDEAGGQRTGGFGSTDNKGDI
- a CDS encoding polysaccharide deacetylase family protein; its protein translation is MKKKIWGPVAIAIFAVAATGVQGFTYLDRILANQTAEAWNAIYDRQEETIKSDGVDAASAPVATDGRGTSNPAALTSVDKEAESRIIRSGLPGNNLCTFACNVDWGEDILPGMLEVFKEKNVRVTFFVTGRWAENNPELLKEMYDAGHEIQSHGYSHALCSDISSEKVEEEIEKTELAIIDAINIKPNYFAPAAGDYDERTLEIAERLGYKVVLWSSDTIDWREGSSADVITQRIMAKPLDGAIILMHPKPETLKALPDLIEQINAQGCRIVPLYRMPV
- a CDS encoding S-layer homology domain-containing protein translates to MRKRTKFLAVSLAISVIAASFSGFTYYDGFGNVYLDSEKKIFDGVTYHEQIGVSSTNGMEKAFFVQADTLSGKVQPLVFNGEVRSVATVGTMAKYAEEQGYKVLAAINGDLYDTSTGTPKGLVIHNGNIVTSGYAPDRVIAFDSQGRASLQYANLSYTLKGTLSYEDNSTGVVQQVQAPFSSNIDYYNVPHGAAKGLHLFNRHYASSTKTAGSCIEVVVDCGSADNIQMQIGKTIKGTVKSVNVDAHNTPIGANEVVLSTVSGSASASQLYSMVVGSEVEIGVSDNGGTGLANAVEAIGIYYSLLENGNIVTSGTGLNPRTAVGIKSDGTVVLYVVDGRQTNSKGLNLVQVASHMKALGCTYAFNMDGGGSTALYSRLPGLENAVSIKNVPSEGSERKVANGLLFVYKAGSGDSTAQNLNLYPSLTLAMPGASVQINSYASNSQFEKVALPSAINYEVEGGNGSITSNGLYTAGDTEGKVNIVGTSGSMSGSTQVEVVKNNLTITPSVTNLYLNAGQSSDINLSVKSGPINVVSSDKTFTWSCDAAIGTIDENGLFQAGSKNGVTGNIYAAYNGYAITIPVQVGSMTVDFKDTTDHWAKTYIGSLAARGIANGMGDNLYLPDAQLTRAQFLALLAKTLDNVDISKSNPAGFTDVPSSEWYYNYVNWGYENGIVSGMSQTTFEPNTNITREQMSIMLCKFATSQGLQLPQNASAISFTDQAAISDWAVNYVNTVVGAGIINGQPEGNFQPQGLATRAQAAKVVYVYLNVRDGVNK
- a CDS encoding M16 family metallopeptidase — protein: MIETKKLDCGIRIVMEQIPHVQSVALGIWVKAGSVDETTNISGISHFIEHMMFKGTNQRSAKKIAEDVDRIGGQINAFTGREATCYYMKTLSSNAEEAAEILLDMFLNSTFDEEEMNKEKKVIYEEMKMIEDTPDDYAHEMISDLIFKGSIYENSIIGTRDTLKGISRSILKQYVDQEYTRDSIVISIAGNVEMDKMCQFFEGRLKHLKAEKAHKPYRDQAYEPRFQVKVKEIEQTHICMGTRGLPLEDENYYALALLSNIMGGSMSSRLFQNIREQKGLAYSVYSHASSYVKSGYYNIYAGVSHDKIAEAIQGIKEELELLKTQGITEDELHVAKEQLKASYIFGQENVNGRMFSTGKNSILLDRIYTPEEVIGEIDRVTMEDMKKASSLIHNIENYSAVMVTNKEWDLKQLMQA
- a CDS encoding cobalt-precorrin 5A hydrolase gives rise to the protein MRIALISFTEKGGTICKLIAEKLSLQGEMCLAYGTKDRAADQGLIPLDKPLTKWAKEAFETSQALVFVGATGIAVRAIAPYLKGKDQDPAVIAVDERGQYVISLLSGHLGGANRLASVIADEIEATPVITTATDINKRFAVDVWAQSQQLSIVNLKAAKQVSADILNGKTVYFYWEGRLEGSLPKGLELVDAVTLKSKIHGGETCIVVTEKVLDSLKGRDRFVLQLVPKNISIGMGCKKNTPFKAASELLEQTISQLNIRREAICGLASIDLKKDEKALIRLAEKLQVPFITYSGETLMEIQGEFTSSSFVRQVTGVENVCERAALAGSGGSFLLRKQSLNGVTIAGVRRDVVLKFTESDV